The Deltaproteobacteria bacterium DNA segment GGACGTATCGCCCAGCGCACTGGTGATAGGAGGCGGTGCAGCGGGTATGACCGCAGCGATCAGCATTGCAGACCAGGGCTTTGAGTGCGTGCTGGTGGAGCGCAGTGATCAGCTCGGCGGCAATCTGAGGCGACTTGTCTGGACCATGGATGGAGAAAAGGCCTCGAATGTCCTGGATAACCTGATAAAGAGGGTGAACGGGCATCCCAGGATCCAGGTAATGCTGCAGGCCCAGGTAGAGGCAGTTTCCGGTTATGTGGGTAATTTTACCTCTTCCATTGTTCAGGGGGGGCAGAGCGTGGTTGTTGATCACGGCGTGATAGTCATTGCAACCGGAGGCAGGGAATACAGCCCCAAGTCTCACCGGTACGGCAGAAACAGCCGGGTGATTACACAGCTTGAGCTTGAGGAGAGCTTGGCTAAGGGCAAGGGCATCCTGAAGAATGTAAAGAACGTCGTCATGATTCAGTGCGTGGGAAGCCGCGGGGAAGACATGAGCCACTGCAGCCGGTTGTGCTGTACCCAGGCGATCAAAAATGCGCTTAAATTAAAAGAGATCAAACCAGAGCTCAGGATCTATTGTCTTTACAGGGACATGCGTACCTATGGCTTTTCTGAAGATCTGTTTCGGGAAGCCAGAAAAAAGGGTGTAATATTCATAAGATACGAGCCTGACCGCAGACCTCAGGTAATAGAGCAGGACCGGAAGATCAAGGTCAGGGTCTTTGACCATCTTCTAAAAGATGATATTGATATATCCGCATGCCTTGTGGTGCTCTCCGTTGGTATTGCTCCAGGGGACAATGAGGACCTGGCCAGGGTCATAAAGGCCCCTCTGACTCCGGAGGGCTTTTTCCTTGAGGCCCATGTGAAGCTGCGGCCGGTTGAGTTGCCGTTGGAAGGCATTTATTTTTGCGGACTGGCCCACGGCCCTAAGCCCCTTAATGAATCAATAGCCCAGGCAAAGGCTGCTGCGGCAAAGGCAGCCATACCTTTGGCAAAAGGTAAGGCAGCGGTTGCTCCCATAGTCTCCAGAGTTGACAAAGACATCTGTATCGGGTGTGGAATCTGCGAGAGCCTTTGCCCCTTTAATGCCATTCGTCTTTTCAAGGTAAATAAACGGCGCAAGGCGGAGACCATAACCGCATCATGTAAGGGCTGCGGAATATGTGCATCACATTGTCCTGCACTTGCCATCAGTATGGGTGGATTTACAGACGAGGCCATCATGGCCCAGATTCATGCCTTTGCGGAAGATAAATGCGTTTGAAAGAGTTCTAAAGGAGAAAATCCATGACCCAGGAGGTCTTTAATCCACACATCTTGGGCTTTCTTTGCCATTGGTGCTGCTATGCTGCAGCCGATGCAGCAGGCGTGTCACGATACCAGTATCCACCCAATGTCAGGGTTATCAGGGTTATGTGTACAGGCAGGATAGATGCCCGGTTTGTCCTGGAAGCCTTTGGATGCGGTGCTGACGGTGTTTTTACCGGCGGCTGACACCTGGGAGAGTGTCATTACCAGTCTGGTAATTACGAGGCAATGATAATTGCGGAGACCTGCCGTCAGGCACTCGAAGATGCAGGAGTGAATCCTGACCGAATGGCCCTTGAGTGGGCATCGGCGGCTGAAGCTCCCAGGTTTGTAGAATTAATTACAAGATACGTATCAGACATAAAGTCCATGGGGCCCTTGGGCAGCGCTGAAGGTGAAAATGAAGAAGACGTAATTCGCATGCATTTAAGGGCCGGAATCAAGGCGGTCTCAGCACTGAAGGTGCGCACCGCCCTTGGTAAATTAGCCAAGGATATACACAAATCAAATAACTATAGCACTCAGGTCATTTCAGAGGGAGTGGCAAAAAAGGTCTATCCTGCCTTCCGCAAGGAGAGACTCGCTCAGGAGATACAGCTTTGTCTTGCAGAACAAGGCCCATGTGAAAGCGCTGTCCTGTGTGAAAAAACAGGCGGAACCAAAGAAGAGATTAAAAAGATCCTGGAGACCCTTTCCAGAAAGGGATTGGTAAGGGAAAAGGGATCGATTTGGCATGGAATCAGTAATTAGAAGTCAGAAATTATGACAATACAATCTTCGAAATTGAATAATTCATTCAGTTCAGAGTTGTCCGATCTGAAAGGATGCTCTTCCCTGGCCCAGTGCTATGCATGTGGTTCATGCAGTAGCATGTGCCCTGTGGAAAAGGTGGTACCGGGATTTGATCCCAGAAAGATCGTACACATGGTGGTACTGGGGCTTGATAAACAGCTCTTGAGTTCGGATATAATCTGGGCATGTTCACAGTGCCAGAACTGCGTGGAGGTCTGTCCTCAGGAAGTGCGTTGCAGCGATGTAATAAAGGCGCTGCGGGATAAAGCCCTCAAGCAGGGGCTGGCGGATCAGGAACGTCTGGCAAATCTGGGGCTTCTGGCAAGAGTTGATCCTGAGAAATGCGTAGCGTGCCTCACGTGTGTCAGATTCTGCCCCTTTGGCGCTCCTCATATAGCTGATATCGGGCACGCCTATATTGAACCCGAGCTTTGCAAGGCCTGTGGTATATGCGTCATGGAGTGTCCTGCCGAGGCCATTACTTTGGCCCCGTCACTTGAGCAGAGGGGACTGGGTGAACCGAGTGAATGGGTGACTGGATGAGCGAACATACGAATAGCAATCACCAAATCGGAAGGATCGTGGCCTTTTGCTGCAATTACACTGCCGGTGTTGCGACTGACACGTTGAGGGAGGCGGGTCTTATTCCGGAAAGTCTCGAGATGAAGAAGCTATCCTGTACTGGTCGTATCGAAGTATCTGTATTGTTAGATGCCTTTGAAAAAGGGGCCGAGGCAGTATTCGTGGCAGGTTGCCGCGCAGATGAATGCCATAACCTGTCCGGCAGCAGGCGGGCCGAAAAGAGAGTTGGTTATGCAAAAATACTCCTCAAGGAACTGGATATCGACCCGGATCGGATTGAGATGTTCTTTGTTCACTGTGGTGAGACCGAGCCCATTGTAGAGGCGGCCCGGGAGATGACAGCACGGATCTCAAAATTAGAGCGACTGCACAGTACATAAAGTGATAGGTTCAGGGTTCAAAGGTTTATAAGGTTATAAGGTATTGATATACATCACTTCAAAGCACAATATTCAGATTAACCTTTTTTACCCAATGGGCGAAACATGCCTGCCGTCTCTATTGAGGCATCATCCTTTTGATATCAGATAGTTAGGGCTCTCCAACCGTGAACCTTGAACCGCTTAACTTAGATAGGTCGGGAGAAATATAACCATGATAATTGCTGAAAAAAAGCCCTTGGATGAAATCCTGGATATGATCTCCGGGATAGAGAAGCTGCTCATCCTTGGTTGCAGAGGTTGCGTGGCAGTGTGTTCAGCAGGCGGTGATAAGGAGGTAAACACTCTCGCCTCTGCGCTGCGCCTCGGGAGGAAAAAGGCCGGAAAACCAATAGAGATCCAAGAAGAGACTTACGTCAGACAGTGTGATCCGGAGTATCTGGAGCCGCTGAAAGAAGATGGAAAAAAATACGACGCAGTGCTCTCAATGGCCTGCGGGGTCGGTGTCAATTTTATCGCAGACCGGTGCCCTGACGTCCGGGTAATGCCTGCCCTTAACACAACGTTTTACGGTGCCAATCTGAGCAGCGGCGAGTGGGCTGAGATGTGCGCAGGTTGCGGAGCCTGCGTATTACATCTGACCGGCGGGCTTTGTCCTGTAGCAAGATGTGCCAAGAGCCTGTCCAACGGGCCGTGTGGAGGGTCCGTGGGAGGCAGATGCGAGATCAATCCGGATGTGCCCTGCATCTGGCACAGGATCTACGAGAAATTGACCGGCCTGAAACAGGATCAACTACTCAGGGAAATTATGCCTATTCGCGACTGGAGACCGGCCGGTCATGGAGGGCCGCGTCGCAGAATCAGGGAGGACTTGCTGCCGTGATAGCAGGAAGCAATCTGGAACAGGTCTTAAGCTCCGGTCAGTTTGCCGTGACCGGGGAGCTTGGACCCCCAAAAAATGGCAATTACGAAATAGTCCGTGATAAGGCCCGTATCCTCAAGGGACATGTAGATGCGGTCAACATAACTGACTGCCAGACGGCCATAGTACGGATGTCCAGCCTGACTGCAGGGCTTGTTGCATTGGCGGAAGGCGTGGAACCTGTAATGCAGATGACCTGCAGGGACAGGAACCGCATCGGCATGCAATCAGATATCCTGGGGGCTTCAGCACTTGGCATAAAGAATCTCTTGTGCCTTACCGGAGACCACCAGAAATTCGGAAACCATCCACAGGCAAAAGGGGTCTTTGACATGGACTCCATGCAGCTCCTGTGCATGGCAAGGGGCATGCGGGATGATAAGATATTCCAGTGCGGTGAGGAGATCAAAGACCACGAGCCCCGGCTTTTTCTCGGTGCGGCGGCAAATCCATTTGCCGATCCATTTGAGTACAGGCCCATAAGGCTGGCCAAGAAGGTAGATGCAGGTGCAAACTTCATTCAGACCCAGATCGTTTACAATGTAGACAAGTTTGCCAGATTCATGGAGATGGTAAGGGATCTCGGCCTTCATGAAAGAGTCTATATCCTTGCAGGGGTGACACCTCCCAAGTCGGTCGGGATGGCCCGGTATATGAAAAATTTCGTGCCGGGCCTCGATGTAACGGACGAGGTTATCGAACGCCTGAAGGACGCAAAGGATCCAAAAGAAGAAGGTATCAATATCTGCGTGGATATCATAAAGCAGGTCAGTGAAATACCAGGAGTGGCCGGGGTCCACGTCATGGCCATCGAATGGGAACAGGCGGTCCCGGAGATAGTCTCCCTTGCAGGTCTTTCACCAAGACCTGAAACAAAGATGGTTGAATCCAGGCTGATGAGTTCTGATTCCATAGAACTGATAGTATCCAGGGTGAGGAAAGAAACTAAGGCAGAGACAGAAAAAGCGCTTGAACAGGCCAAGGCAGAGGTCCGGGCGTCAAGAGATCTCGTCGTAAAAGAGAAAGACAGAACAGCTTCGGAGATATCCGGTCTTAAGAAGCAGGCAGAGGAAGCAAGGGCAATTGCCGAGCAAAAGGATACCGAAATAGAACGGCTTACTGCAGAACTTGCAGAGATCAAGGCCGGGCCTGGACCGGGCCGGGCCGTAAAACGGCCGGAAGGGGAAGGCAGGGTGCTCTCAACCCGCGACAGGAGCGCTCTAAACTCCATCAGGTTGGGGCTTGAGGCCCTAAGCAAAGGTCTGGGCATAAATGAGGATCAGCTTGAGGCCCTGAGGCGGTTCTTTGAGGCGGAATTCCTTCTGCGCATGGATACAGCCGAACGGGTAACAATGCCTCCTGAAGGTGCGGCTGCGCCTGAGGAAGGGGTAAAAAAACCGGATGCAGAGGCAGAGGCCAGGCACAAAAAGGTGGTTAACCTCGTAGCCAAAGGCAACGTGCTTCTCCATAAGAATGATGCAGCCGGTGCGCTTGATGCCTTTGAAAAGGCTTTGGCGATTGAGCCGGGGCACATAAATGCCAAGGAAGGGCTGGAAAAGGCCAGGGAGGCCCTTGAAACTTCCGCACCGGCAGAGGAGGCGGCAGCTCCGGCCGTGCCGGAAGGGATCCCGCCGTGTCCTGAGGGGCTGAGCCCCGAAGAGTGGCGGCGGAAATGGGTGATACGCCTTGTTGCCAGAGGTAATGTCTGCCTGCATAAAGGTGATGCAGACGGGGCCTTGAAGGCCTTCAGGCAGGCCCTGGAGCTGGAGCCTGAGGATGAAAAGGCAAAGGCCGGTCTTCTTAAGGCAGAGTCCGGAGAAATAGCCCCTGTGCCGGTTTCTGCCAAGCCGGAGGCGCCTGAAAAGGCGGAAGCCCCGCCCACTCCCGAGCCCAAAGCCCCTCCAGTGACTGAGGAGGTAAAGGCCAGGGCAAAAAAAGTGACCCCTGTTCCTGCTGCACCGGCTGGGATAGAGGCCCTCTCTGTTGCCGAGCTTCCGAAGGAGACCAGGCCTCTTTCCGAAAGGGCGAGGTCCGTGCCAGAGGATCTGTTTATAGAATCATACACAGGCGTCATCCGGAAGGTGACCCTGGGTGAAGGTGAAAAGGCACTGACAGTCGGCGGGGCAGCCACCTTGCCCTTCCACCTGTTTGAAGGAGATATGCCCCATGCACCCTGTGTGGCCTTTGAGGTCCTGGATTCAGAGCCTGAGGAGTGGCCTGATGCCCTGGGCAGGTATTATGCCGATGTATCTTCAGATCCGGTTGCATGGGCCAGGAAATGCATAGACGACTATGGCGCAAGGGCCATTTGCCTTTCCCTTATCAGCACTGATCCTAACGGCATGAACCACCCCTCGGGCGAGGCGGCCAAGGTCGCCCAGTCAGTCATAGAAGAGGTGGATGTGCCTGTGATCCTTTGGGGTTGTGGAAATGCCGAGAAAGACACCGAGACCCTGAGAGAGGTGACCAACCTTGTGGGCGACATAGGTAATCGCAAGGTGTGCCTCGGCCCGCTGACTGATGCAAATTATCGTGCCTTGGGGGCTACGGCCATGGCCTTCCATCTCCCGGTGGTGGCATCCACGCCCATTGACGTGAATCTCGCCAAGCAATTGAACATACTGCTGGAGAACCTTGGGGTATCCATGGACCAGATCGTGATGGACCCCGCTATAGGGGCAGTGGGTTATGGTATCGAGTACTCCTATTCAGTCATGGAGCGTATAAGGCTTGCCGCCTTGACCCAGCAGGATGAGAAGCTCCAGGTACCCTTTATATGCAATCTGGGAAAGGAGGTCTGGAAGGCCAAAGAGTGCCGCCTTCCAAGTGATGCCCATATGGGTGACCAGGAGCGTCGGGGTGTCCTCATGGAGGCAATAACCGCCTCTATCCTGCTGCTTGCCGGTGGTGAAATCATGGTGATGAGGCACCCGAAGGCAATCGCCCTGGCAGAGGTCCTGATTCAGGCAATGATGGGATAAGTATAATCCCAAGATATCTTTTCAGGAGAGGATTGTAATGTCAAAGATCATCTGTTCCGCAGCGATTCGAGGGGCCCACAAGATAGTGGACATGGCCGAAGAAAAATATGAAGAGGCCCTCAAGAAACATGGACCCGAACATGAGGTCGCCTTTCCCAATACGGCCTACTACCTGCCAATAATTTACAGCATACTTGGGGCACCGGTAAAACAACTGGGCGACATGAGGGAGATCTTCCAGGAATGTCGCAAGCTGCTTCCAGCAACAGTCAGTGAGCATTTATGGCTGCCATACCTGGCACCGGCCCTGGATGCCGGAATGGCCACCTTCTTTGCCGAGGAAATGTATGAGGCCATCTGCTACTATATCGACGAACCGGACTTTTATGCAAAGACCGAGGACCCTACCGGTGACCGCATATGGCTTGGGGCGGCAGATGACGTGATCTTTCGTAAGCGTGGCGTGGAGTTTGTTGATGGTACTGCACCCGGCTTTGCCGCCATACTCGGAGCCCCCGCCGCGGA contains these protein-coding regions:
- a CDS encoding 4Fe-4S ferredoxin, with protein sequence MTIQSSKLNNSFSSELSDLKGCSSLAQCYACGSCSSMCPVEKVVPGFDPRKIVHMVVLGLDKQLLSSDIIWACSQCQNCVEVCPQEVRCSDVIKALRDKALKQGLADQERLANLGLLARVDPEKCVACLTCVRFCPFGAPHIADIGHAYIEPELCKACGICVMECPAEAITLAPSLEQRGLGEPSEWVTG
- a CDS encoding acetyl-CoA decarbonylase/synthase complex subunit delta (part of a complex that catalyzes the cleavage of acetyl-CoA), giving the protein MEALSVAELPKETRPLSERARSVPEDLFIESYTGVIRKVTLGEGEKALTVGGAATLPFHLFEGDMPHAPCVAFEVLDSEPEEWPDALGRYYADVSSDPVAWARKCIDDYGARAICLSLISTDPNGMNHPSGEAAKVAQSVIEEVDVPVILWGCGNAEKDTETLREVTNLVGDIGNRKVCLGPLTDANYRALGATAMAFHLPVVASTPIDVNLAKQLNILLENLGVSMDQIVMDPAIGAVGYGIEYSYSVMERIRLAALTQQDEKLQVPFICNLGKEVWKAKECRLPSDAHMGDQERRGVLMEAITASILLLAGGEIMVMRHPKAIALAEVLIQAMMG